Proteins encoded within one genomic window of Leptolyngbya sp. FACHB-261:
- a CDS encoding sugar transferase, giving the protein MTVKVSHGVLLGWLRMTLLIFLDTLMLSIAWLTAKALGTPIPGFHLLWSPQQEPGLLLPILAVSLGTLASAGLYGTDDKRRSFPSLIEAITLSQIILLITAYLYEPRVWVSRSVFLFAWFLSLILVCAERLTLHLVITHLRQRHTAFRQPIFLLGYPEDVEKAEQLLDISGQFNVMGVVDLAVRKDPKQWTKALEEMCSQRISEVFICSWQFVEDPTILFWQLRACGLQLRILPVSLELPRQWSEIKMIGGVTTIRFNSPPIIGSDFWLKRGFDITMSFLILLLVSLPCLLIAVLIKLDSPGSVLYQQTRVGLKGQHFKVLKFRTMVANAGQFQQELEAQNEVKGGVLFKIKHDPRITRIGKFLRQYSLDELPQLLNVLRGDMSLVGPRPLPVRDVERFSEHHHLRHEILPGITGLWQVSGRSDLDSEDIFYLDMAYMQHWSLALDCKILLQTVRVLVSKEGAY; this is encoded by the coding sequence ATGACTGTAAAGGTCAGTCATGGCGTCCTACTCGGTTGGCTCCGCATGACTCTTTTGATTTTCCTCGATACGCTGATGCTGTCCATAGCCTGGCTTACAGCAAAAGCGCTAGGAACTCCAATTCCAGGATTTCATCTCTTGTGGAGCCCTCAACAGGAACCGGGCTTATTGCTCCCCATTCTAGCAGTCAGCTTGGGTACTCTTGCTTCCGCAGGACTTTATGGAACTGACGACAAACGCCGTAGTTTTCCAAGTTTAATTGAAGCGATCACTCTATCTCAAATCATCTTATTGATTACGGCCTATCTTTATGAACCTAGAGTTTGGGTGTCTCGCTCTGTATTTTTATTCGCCTGGTTCCTGAGCTTAATTCTTGTTTGTGCGGAGCGTCTCACCCTGCACCTTGTTATTACCCATCTTCGTCAGCGACATACAGCTTTTCGCCAACCCATTTTCCTGCTTGGTTATCCAGAGGATGTTGAGAAGGCAGAGCAACTTCTAGACATCTCTGGTCAATTCAATGTCATGGGCGTTGTCGATTTAGCGGTAAGAAAAGACCCTAAACAGTGGACCAAAGCTCTTGAGGAGATGTGTAGTCAGAGAATTAGCGAGGTTTTTATCTGTTCCTGGCAGTTTGTCGAGGATCCAACCATTCTATTCTGGCAATTGAGGGCTTGCGGCCTTCAGCTCAGGATTCTGCCTGTCAGTTTAGAGCTACCCAGACAATGGTCTGAGATTAAGATGATTGGCGGAGTCACAACTATTCGGTTTAACTCTCCCCCTATTATTGGTAGCGATTTTTGGCTGAAGCGGGGCTTTGATATTACGATGTCTTTTTTGATTTTGCTGTTAGTTAGTCTGCCCTGCCTACTCATTGCAGTCCTAATCAAGCTTGACTCACCCGGTTCTGTTTTATATCAACAGACCCGTGTTGGCCTTAAGGGACAGCACTTCAAAGTCCTAAAGTTTCGAACAATGGTCGCCAATGCAGGCCAGTTTCAGCAAGAACTAGAAGCGCAGAATGAAGTTAAAGGCGGCGTTCTCTTCAAAATCAAGCATGATCCACGCATTACTAGAATAGGTAAGTTTCTGCGTCAATACAGTCTAGATGAGCTGCCACAACTGCTCAACGTCCTGCGCGGAGATATGAGCTTAGTTGGGCCACGTCCCTTACCTGTCCGGGATGTAGAACGCTTTTCTGAGCACCATCATCTACGTCATGAAATCTTGCCTGGTATTACTGGTCTTTGGCAAGTGAGCGGTCGTTCCGATCTGGATTCCGAGGACATCTTCTATTTAGATATGGCTTATATGCAACACTGGTCTCTAGCACTTGACTGCAAAATTCTATTGCAGACAGTCAGAGTGCTTGTTTCTAAGGAAGGAGCCTATTAA